A part of Victivallis lenta genomic DNA contains:
- a CDS encoding ROK family transcriptional regulator: MRQCNCNLVKWFLLSNGSATKPEIAEATGISLMTVGKIVNAMLEEGTLLRSGLRESGLGRRAERFELDGNRSCSVSLRFRGVGVDFVAANEFGAVVREEFMPMPEGYLVAELAPKLAGFLDGLPPMRTAVAGFPAAVFGGRLHSGGLRQFRQMDVQRELNALFGIPVWMGRDLNLATVGYSRRGLAPMALETPELQDITCFLLDPAGHGAGCMAGGRVLRGADFFAGEVGRMPLPGGRCIRDLVADDVPDEEYIAGVAYLLGAVTCTVNPRIAIFSGRSVRPALLPEIDRRLRQRIGFHWEGEGNVCPELVWEPDIWPFYRAGMVYRATRRLHSGVQMVDDVF, encoded by the coding sequence GTGAGACAGTGCAATTGCAATCTGGTCAAATGGTTCCTGCTGTCGAACGGGAGCGCGACGAAGCCGGAGATCGCGGAGGCGACCGGCATCAGCCTGATGACGGTCGGCAAGATCGTGAACGCGATGCTGGAGGAAGGGACGCTGCTGCGTTCCGGGCTCCGCGAATCCGGACTCGGACGCCGGGCGGAACGTTTCGAACTCGACGGCAACCGGAGCTGTTCCGTGTCGCTGCGGTTCCGCGGCGTCGGCGTCGATTTCGTTGCGGCGAACGAGTTCGGCGCGGTGGTCCGCGAGGAATTCATGCCGATGCCGGAGGGATACCTGGTTGCGGAGCTTGCTCCGAAGCTCGCCGGATTTCTCGACGGCCTGCCGCCGATGCGCACGGCGGTGGCGGGATTTCCGGCGGCCGTGTTCGGCGGACGGCTCCACAGCGGCGGGCTGCGGCAGTTCCGGCAGATGGACGTTCAGCGGGAGCTCAACGCGCTCTTCGGCATTCCGGTCTGGATGGGGCGCGATCTGAATCTGGCCACGGTCGGCTACAGCCGGCGCGGGCTTGCCCCCATGGCGCTTGAAACGCCGGAGCTGCAGGACATCACCTGCTTTCTGCTCGACCCGGCCGGCCACGGCGCGGGCTGCATGGCCGGCGGCCGGGTGCTGCGCGGAGCCGATTTCTTTGCCGGGGAAGTCGGGCGGATGCCGCTGCCGGGCGGCCGCTGCATCCGCGATCTCGTTGCGGACGACGTGCCGGACGAGGAGTATATCGCCGGGGTTGCGTATCTGCTCGGCGCGGTGACCTGCACCGTGAATCCGCGCATCGCGATTTTTTCAGGCCGTTCGGTGCGCCCGGCGCTGCTGCCGGAGATCGACCGGCGGCTCCGGCAGCGGATCGGCTTCCATTGGGAGGGAGAAGGGAACGTCTGTCCCGAACTTGTCTGGGAGCCGGATATCTGGCCGTTCTACCGGGCCGGAATGGTCTACCGCGCCACGCGGCGGCTCCACTCCGGCGTCCAGATGGTCGACGACGTGTTCTGA
- a CDS encoding extracellular solute-binding protein — MEGTNRGIPMTRRIAAEMEERIADGTLPAGSRLPSVRELAVRYGISTAVCLSAYRALEKKGLVERRAGSGTFVCGTPAAADPKNYFYSWDCVLPSMEAARLAASLSPELEFSAFPASTYDYNPDYLDWIISRNSGGESHPGLIVLDEGQLPVLASEKALLPLDDLLDGSDFPVRDGFPPELLRSLSFGGKLYALPLAFNPVFLCYNRRVFRRRGVAEPDGSWNWDDLLRHAELLTDAGPEGVSCYGLAILFTPNSYVPFVFQNDGEFFDRNGNCVIDSEPAFEALSFFSELYRLPGVCSHRHGDPRSALADLMSNDFAAMLIGDGIDYAMLCERMPPDDWGMVKLPAGKRSATSLSVWGIGLSAGPRAQERFALLERCFRPGHWVDCCRSVNTLPAYEPAANHVPPLITELLREAYPSIQSTSRHAVNAVSETIQLLLAHKLRLTREQCREFCRKINARL; from the coding sequence ATGGAAGGGACGAACCGGGGAATTCCGATGACGCGCCGGATTGCGGCGGAGATGGAGGAACGGATCGCGGACGGAACCCTCCCGGCCGGGTCGCGCCTGCCGAGCGTGCGCGAACTCGCCGTGCGTTACGGCATCAGCACGGCGGTCTGCCTCTCCGCCTACCGCGCGCTTGAGAAAAAGGGGCTGGTCGAGCGGCGCGCCGGTTCCGGAACTTTCGTCTGCGGCACGCCCGCCGCCGCCGATCCGAAGAATTATTTTTACAGCTGGGACTGCGTACTGCCGTCGATGGAGGCGGCGAGGCTCGCGGCCTCGCTCTCCCCGGAGCTGGAGTTTTCGGCGTTCCCCGCCTCGACCTACGATTATAATCCGGACTATCTCGACTGGATCATCTCGAGGAATTCCGGCGGCGAATCGCATCCGGGGCTGATCGTGCTGGATGAAGGGCAGCTGCCGGTCCTCGCGTCGGAGAAGGCGCTGCTTCCGCTCGACGATCTTCTCGACGGCTCGGATTTTCCCGTCCGCGACGGCTTTCCGCCGGAGCTGCTGCGGTCGTTGAGCTTCGGCGGAAAACTGTATGCGCTGCCGCTGGCGTTCAACCCGGTGTTTCTCTGCTACAACCGGCGCGTTTTCCGCCGCCGCGGCGTCGCGGAGCCGGACGGTTCCTGGAACTGGGATGATCTGTTGCGTCATGCCGAGCTGCTGACCGACGCGGGGCCGGAGGGCGTTTCCTGTTACGGACTTGCGATTCTGTTCACTCCGAACAGCTATGTTCCGTTCGTGTTCCAGAACGACGGGGAGTTCTTCGACCGGAACGGAAACTGCGTGATCGACAGCGAGCCGGCGTTCGAAGCGCTGTCGTTCTTCTCCGAGCTCTACCGGCTGCCGGGTGTGTGCAGCCACCGCCACGGCGATCCGCGCAGCGCGCTGGCCGACCTGATGAGCAACGACTTCGCGGCGATGCTCATCGGCGACGGCATCGATTATGCGATGCTGTGCGAGCGCATGCCGCCCGATGACTGGGGGATGGTGAAGCTTCCCGCCGGGAAACGCAGCGCCACGTCGCTCTCCGTGTGGGGAATCGGGCTCTCCGCCGGACCGCGCGCGCAGGAGCGTTTCGCGCTGCTGGAGCGCTGCTTCCGCCCGGGACACTGGGTTGACTGCTGCCGGAGCGTCAATACCCTGCCGGCGTATGAACCGGCTGCGAACCATGTCCCTCCGCTGATAACGGAGCTGCTGCGGGAGGCGTATCCGTCGATTCAGAGCACGAGCCGCCATGCGGTCAATGCGGTTTCCGAAACGATTCAACTGCTGCTTGCGCACAAGTTGCGGCTGACCCGCGAACAGTGCCGCGAGTTCTGCAGGAAGATCAACGCGCGGCTGTGA
- a CDS encoding IbrB-like domain-containing protein: MAVDLKQYEKMPVWAADQPVARVYWIPVGMIEANDYNPNVVAPPEMELLELSIREDGFTQPIVVWHREDGRFEVVDGFHRSKVGRKLGLSHLPCVVLNRNEEERNDRIASTIRHNRARGKHQIIDMSNIVLELKRRNWSNAKIGKNLGMDPDEVLRLSQVGGLAEAFSERAFSEAWK, encoded by the coding sequence ATGGCAGTTGATCTGAAACAGTATGAGAAGATGCCGGTGTGGGCCGCGGACCAGCCGGTCGCCCGGGTTTACTGGATTCCGGTCGGGATGATCGAGGCGAACGATTACAATCCGAATGTGGTGGCTCCGCCGGAGATGGAGCTGCTGGAACTGTCGATTCGCGAGGACGGCTTCACCCAGCCGATCGTGGTCTGGCACCGCGAGGACGGCCGCTTCGAGGTCGTTGACGGCTTTCACCGCAGCAAGGTCGGCCGCAAACTCGGGCTTTCGCATCTGCCCTGCGTGGTGCTGAACCGGAACGAGGAGGAACGCAACGACCGGATCGCCTCGACCATCCGCCACAACCGGGCGCGCGGCAAGCACCAGATTATCGATATGAGCAATATCGTGCTCGAACTCAAGCGGCGGAACTGGAGCAATGCGAAGATCGGCAAAAACCTCGGCATGGATCCCGACGAGGTGCTGCGGCTTTCGCAGGTCGGAGGGCTGGCCGAAGCGTTCAGCGAACGCGCTTTTTCCGAGGCGTGGAAGTGA
- a CDS encoding phosphoadenosine phosphosulfate reductase, which yields MSRGKTYLGYDVFVGARTRIAWIFEEFSQVYLSFSGGKDSTVMLHLCAEEARRLHRKFGVLFIDWECQYKLTIDHVAEMFRQYADVIEPYWCCIPLRTVNAVSVFEPEWVCWEEGKEWIREKPAGAITDGSFFPFYKPEMTFEEFVLEFGFWYAGRRKAACFVGIRAAESLNRWATVSGGRVKHTYKGRRWTTLFSSVLCNAYPLYDWSTEDIWTYCGKFGKCYNKLYDRFYQAGVPLSRMRICEPFGNEQRQSLDFFQIIEPETWGRMVARVNGANFGSVYARERGIILGNYRISKPEKHTWKSFTLLLLESMPQRTAEHYRNKIAVYLRWWTTRGGLPDGIPDEQQNDLGSKDVPSWRRICKCVLKNDYWCRTLCFAPTKTAAYQKYCDLMARRRKAWQLI from the coding sequence ATGAGCAGAGGCAAGACATATCTGGGGTACGACGTTTTTGTAGGCGCCCGCACCCGCATTGCCTGGATTTTCGAAGAGTTTTCGCAGGTCTATCTGTCCTTTTCGGGCGGCAAGGACAGCACGGTCATGCTCCATCTGTGCGCCGAGGAGGCGAGGCGGCTGCACCGGAAATTCGGCGTTCTCTTCATCGACTGGGAGTGTCAGTACAAACTGACCATCGACCATGTCGCGGAGATGTTCCGGCAGTATGCCGATGTGATCGAGCCGTACTGGTGCTGCATTCCGCTGCGCACGGTCAATGCCGTCAGCGTTTTCGAACCGGAATGGGTTTGCTGGGAGGAGGGCAAGGAGTGGATTCGGGAGAAGCCCGCCGGCGCCATCACCGACGGCAGCTTTTTTCCGTTCTACAAGCCGGAGATGACCTTCGAGGAGTTCGTGCTTGAATTCGGCTTCTGGTATGCCGGCAGGCGGAAGGCGGCCTGTTTCGTCGGCATCCGCGCCGCGGAGTCGCTGAACCGCTGGGCCACGGTCTCCGGCGGGCGCGTCAAGCACACCTACAAGGGGAGGCGCTGGACCACGCTGTTCAGCAGCGTGCTCTGCAACGCGTATCCGCTCTACGACTGGAGCACCGAGGACATCTGGACCTACTGCGGCAAATTCGGCAAGTGCTACAATAAACTTTACGACCGGTTTTATCAGGCCGGCGTGCCGCTGAGCCGGATGCGCATCTGCGAGCCGTTCGGCAACGAACAGCGCCAGTCGCTCGATTTCTTCCAGATCATCGAACCGGAGACGTGGGGGCGGATGGTCGCGCGCGTCAACGGCGCGAATTTCGGCTCGGTCTACGCGCGCGAGCGCGGAATCATCCTCGGCAATTACCGGATATCGAAGCCGGAAAAGCATACCTGGAAGAGCTTTACGCTTCTGCTGCTCGAATCGATGCCGCAGCGGACGGCCGAGCATTACCGGAACAAGATCGCCGTGTACCTGCGGTGGTGGACCACCCGCGGCGGTCTGCCGGACGGCATACCGGACGAGCAGCAGAACGACCTCGGCTCGAAAGACGTCCCGAGCTGGCGCCGGATCTGCAAGTGCGTGTTGAAGAACGATTACTGGTGCCGGACCCTCTGCTTCGCTCCGACCAAAACAGCCGCTTACCAGAAATATTGTGATCTGATGGCACGAAGGAGGAAAGCATGGCAGTTGATCTGA
- a CDS encoding serine/threonine protein kinase, with product MIENPSDNTTGITQVLTEQAPQSSADTSNEIISDGELEAGPVNFSVDSSLEFRQSLEKSGNRYHIQKLLATGGFGRIFLARDRILGRPAVIKSLREELLAQPDTVKKFIAEAKLSAQLDHPAIVPLFSLDSDSTDGLHLAMQFVNGITLQEYLHRSREQQQKHHYGQMRYNKSLRERLEMFLHICDAIEYSHNRHIIHCDLKPANIMIGRYGEVYVMDWGSACEEGTDRKGHADGTPSYMAPESLREGATTQQTDVFALGMILNEIATLRRPVFGSDCREIINRICSGEFEPSTPLDPARRLAPALRAIIEKARAVDPAARYQCVKHLAADVRHYLFNEEVEAYPDSMLQKLMRLMYRHRYLTLFLIMAVLCASGAMAVYGMQRENHVLRQVNREMIRNLQLQSNTEKLATEVNSRLLRLQDQLRTLSLSLGIGMAGSSADSGKEHFYMVSEFAPDSKTPPPGLIATRFYKHPITLEHAAYFKEGDVTDDTLKQWGHRLRGLHPLRLAHFFDNLIRQDSFVHAQDENMRQFFLQGGILRRITYILDNGIALRFPGMYEEVASNRDFQCDWIRRAYRTQPHRLIWSPPYPDTSGHMVVSCWRPVLDRAGKEIGTMGFEVCYHELLRPIFEQGRRENFQTLYILLDSEGREIFTSERRDFEQQHADIFSAPASAPEWPAFRCGELLKRIRQADVPQFTATVDGQKMRVSWSSIGHAGWTLVQLAPQDFDGPADHLQTAARQPGSPVRGAVTAAR from the coding sequence ATGATAGAAAACCCCTCCGACAACACAACAGGAATCACGCAGGTGCTGACAGAGCAGGCGCCGCAGTCGTCGGCCGACACCTCCAACGAGATCATATCCGACGGGGAGCTGGAGGCCGGACCGGTCAACTTCTCCGTGGATTCTTCACTTGAATTCCGCCAGTCGCTGGAGAAAAGCGGCAACCGCTACCACATCCAGAAGCTGCTGGCGACAGGCGGATTCGGGCGGATTTTCCTTGCCAGGGACCGGATTCTCGGGCGCCCCGCCGTCATCAAATCGCTGCGGGAAGAGCTGCTCGCCCAGCCGGATACCGTGAAGAAGTTCATCGCCGAGGCCAAACTCAGCGCCCAGCTGGACCATCCCGCAATCGTCCCGCTGTTCAGCCTCGACAGCGACAGCACCGACGGGCTGCACCTTGCAATGCAGTTCGTCAACGGCATCACGCTGCAGGAATATCTGCACCGCAGCCGCGAACAGCAGCAGAAGCATCATTACGGGCAGATGCGTTACAACAAATCCCTCAGGGAACGCCTCGAAATGTTCCTGCATATCTGTGACGCCATCGAATACAGCCACAACCGCCATATCATCCACTGCGATCTGAAGCCCGCCAACATCATGATCGGACGCTACGGAGAAGTGTATGTGATGGACTGGGGCAGCGCCTGCGAAGAGGGCACCGACCGGAAAGGACATGCGGACGGAACCCCCTCCTACATGGCCCCGGAAAGCCTGCGGGAAGGCGCGACGACGCAGCAGACCGATGTGTTCGCCCTGGGCATGATCCTCAATGAGATCGCCACGCTGCGCCGGCCGGTTTTCGGCAGCGACTGCCGGGAGATCATCAACCGGATCTGCAGCGGCGAATTCGAACCATCGACCCCGCTCGATCCCGCGCGGCGGCTTGCGCCGGCGCTGCGCGCCATCATCGAAAAGGCCCGCGCCGTCGATCCCGCCGCACGTTATCAGTGCGTGAAACATCTCGCGGCCGACGTCCGGCACTATCTCTTCAACGAAGAGGTGGAGGCGTATCCCGACTCCATGCTGCAGAAGCTCATGCGCCTCATGTACCGCCACCGCTACCTGACACTGTTCCTGATCATGGCCGTGCTCTGCGCCTCCGGCGCGATGGCGGTCTACGGGATGCAGCGGGAAAATCACGTCCTCCGGCAGGTGAACCGGGAAATGATCCGGAACCTGCAGCTGCAGAGCAATACCGAAAAACTCGCGACGGAGGTCAACAGCCGGCTGCTCCGGCTCCAGGACCAGCTGAGGACCCTCAGCCTGAGTCTGGGAATCGGGATGGCCGGGTCAAGTGCCGACAGCGGGAAAGAACATTTTTACATGGTCTCCGAGTTCGCCCCGGATTCGAAGACTCCGCCGCCGGGCCTGATCGCGACCCGGTTTTACAAACACCCGATCACACTGGAACACGCCGCATACTTCAAAGAAGGCGATGTAACCGACGACACGCTGAAACAATGGGGGCATCGCCTCCGGGGTCTCCATCCCCTGAGGCTGGCGCATTTTTTCGACAATCTCATCAGGCAGGATTCGTTTGTGCACGCGCAGGATGAGAACATGCGGCAATTCTTCCTGCAGGGGGGAATCCTGAGGCGGATCACCTATATTCTCGACAACGGGATCGCATTGCGCTTTCCCGGCATGTATGAAGAGGTCGCATCTAACCGGGATTTCCAGTGCGACTGGATCAGGAGAGCCTACCGAACCCAGCCGCACCGCCTGATCTGGAGCCCGCCTTACCCGGACACCTCCGGACACATGGTGGTTTCCTGCTGGCGCCCGGTTCTGGACAGGGCGGGGAAAGAGATCGGAACAATGGGATTCGAGGTTTGCTACCATGAATTGCTGCGCCCGATCTTCGAACAGGGCCGGCGGGAAAATTTCCAGACGCTCTATATCCTGCTGGATTCGGAGGGCAGAGAAATATTCACCTCCGAACGGCGGGACTTCGAGCAGCAGCACGCCGACATCTTTTCCGCTCCGGCGTCCGCGCCGGAATGGCCCGCCTTCCGCTGCGGAGAGCTGCTCAAACGGATCAGGCAGGCCGACGTGCCGCAATTTACCGCAACGGTGGACGGGCAGAAGATGCGGGTCTCCTGGAGCAGCATCGGCCATGCCGGCTGGACCCTGGTCCAGCTGGCCCCGCAGGATTTCGACGGCCCGGCGGATCATCTGCAGACAGCGGCAAGGCAGCCCGGCTCCCCGGTCCGGGGCGCGGTCACAGCCGCGCGTTGA
- a CDS encoding type II secretion system protein, whose product MKKKSFTLIELLVVIAIIAILAAMLLPALNQAREKARSTTCMNNLKQIGTSMLLYAQDNNNNWAPTHEAWGGRKWYDLVRKYGQLGKNVNESGSLFRCPSEQDLTKVNTYCYNMSPKTGMSGDGKSLPVLRLRNPSRLIAIADGSNWWTDRWKTPNGTDGLVTRHSSRANALFFDCHTASLSSGEIVTERLWEE is encoded by the coding sequence ATGAAGAAAAAATCGTTTACATTGATCGAACTCCTCGTTGTAATTGCGATCATAGCGATACTGGCGGCCATGCTGCTGCCCGCGTTGAACCAGGCGCGCGAAAAGGCGCGTTCGACGACCTGCATGAACAACCTCAAGCAGATCGGGACGTCCATGCTGCTCTATGCGCAGGACAACAACAACAACTGGGCGCCGACCCACGAGGCCTGGGGCGGGCGCAAATGGTACGACCTGGTCCGCAAATACGGACAGCTCGGCAAAAACGTCAATGAGAGCGGTTCGCTGTTCCGCTGCCCGAGCGAACAGGATCTGACCAAGGTCAACACTTACTGCTACAATATGTCTCCGAAAACCGGCATGAGCGGCGACGGAAAATCCCTGCCGGTGCTGCGGCTGCGGAATCCGTCGCGCCTCATCGCGATCGCCGACGGCTCGAACTGGTGGACCGATCGCTGGAAAACCCCGAACGGCACCGACGGGCTCGTCACGCGCCACTCGTCGCGCGCAAACGCGCTGTTTTTCGACTGCCACACAGCAAGCCTCTCGTCCGGCGAAATCGTGACCGAGCGGCTGTGGGAAGAATAA
- the rbr gene encoding rubrerythrin yields the protein MKSVKGTETEKNLLKSFAGESQARNRYTYFAGVARKEGFVQIANIFEETANQEKEHAKRFFKFLEGGELEITASFPAGIISDTATNLKEAAGGEYDEWHNLYPAFAAKAREEGFPEIAAVWDHVCVAEKQHERRYRALLENVQNGTVFKKPKEIVWRCLNCGYLHVGFEAPLVCPACAHPQAHFEVLAENW from the coding sequence ATGAAGTCCGTCAAAGGCACTGAAACCGAAAAGAATCTTCTGAAGTCGTTCGCCGGGGAATCGCAGGCCCGGAACCGGTACACCTATTTCGCCGGAGTGGCGCGCAAAGAGGGTTTCGTTCAGATTGCGAATATCTTCGAGGAGACCGCGAATCAGGAAAAGGAGCACGCCAAGCGCTTCTTCAAGTTCCTCGAGGGCGGCGAACTCGAAATCACCGCGAGTTTCCCGGCCGGAATCATCTCCGACACGGCGACGAACCTGAAGGAAGCTGCCGGCGGCGAATACGACGAGTGGCACAATCTCTATCCGGCTTTCGCCGCGAAGGCGCGCGAAGAGGGTTTCCCCGAAATCGCCGCGGTGTGGGATCATGTCTGCGTCGCCGAAAAGCAGCATGAACGCCGCTACCGCGCCCTGCTCGAAAACGTGCAGAACGGCACCGTCTTCAAGAAGCCGAAAGAGATCGTCTGGCGCTGCTTGAACTGCGGCTATCTGCACGTCGGCTTCGAGGCGCCGCTGGTCTGCCCGGCCTGCGCGCATCCGCAGGCTCATTTTGAAGTTCTCGCCGAAAACTGGTAA
- a CDS encoding carboxypeptidase M32 → MVEKQWKKFLALIGEVRDLAAVLELLEWDMQVNLPENAAAGRGSQIETLSGIHHEKATSKALGNLLDTLERASFPPGSFEQALLRRAKRDYDRERLIPAALVRELGAAGSAAFGAWLKAREEQDFSVFAPHLERLLELKRSQAALYRPAGHLLDPLLDDYEEALTVAELDPLFGVLRREQAAIVRKAVERGLEDDSFLRRKFPAAKQLKLAEFVARRIGYDFRRGRIDQAEHPFTTSFGLSDVRITTKVFPQLPLSCLFSTIHEAGHAIYEQGIDPSFDRTPLADGASLAFHESQSRLWENQVGRSLPFWRWLYPVMQKRFGGELGGIPLETFLRAVNRVEPSLIRIEADEATYNLHIILRYELEKELIEGSLSTSELPEAWNAKMEEYLGVIPPNDRLGVLQDVHWTSGGFGYFPTYALGNLIAAQIWELAHQAIPELEEEIAAGKFDHFREYLRANIHRYGAKLPPRQLLKQLTGSETPDPRPFLAYLEKKFA, encoded by the coding sequence ATGGTGGAAAAGCAATGGAAAAAATTTCTGGCCCTGATCGGCGAGGTCCGCGACCTTGCCGCGGTGCTGGAGCTGCTGGAGTGGGATATGCAGGTCAACCTGCCGGAGAACGCCGCCGCCGGGCGCGGCAGCCAGATCGAGACCCTCTCCGGAATTCACCACGAAAAAGCGACCTCGAAAGCCCTCGGGAATCTGCTCGACACGCTTGAACGCGCCTCCTTTCCCCCCGGTTCATTCGAACAGGCGCTGCTCCGCCGGGCGAAACGCGACTACGACAGGGAGCGCCTGATCCCGGCCGCGCTGGTCCGTGAGCTCGGCGCGGCCGGCTCCGCCGCTTTCGGCGCATGGCTGAAAGCGCGCGAAGAGCAGGACTTCTCCGTGTTCGCCCCGCATCTCGAACGGCTCCTTGAACTCAAACGCAGCCAGGCGGCGCTCTACCGCCCGGCCGGACATCTGCTCGACCCGCTGCTCGACGATTACGAGGAAGCCCTCACGGTCGCCGAACTCGATCCGCTCTTCGGCGTCCTGCGGCGCGAGCAGGCCGCGATCGTCCGCAAAGCCGTCGAACGCGGCCTGGAGGACGACAGCTTCCTGCGGCGGAAATTCCCGGCGGCGAAGCAGCTGAAGCTCGCCGAATTCGTCGCGCGCCGGATCGGCTACGATTTCCGGCGCGGCCGGATTGACCAGGCCGAACACCCGTTCACGACCAGCTTCGGCCTCTCCGACGTGCGCATCACGACGAAGGTGTTCCCGCAGCTCCCGCTCTCCTGCCTCTTCAGCACGATCCACGAGGCCGGACACGCGATCTACGAGCAGGGAATCGATCCGTCCTTCGACCGTACGCCGCTCGCCGACGGGGCTTCGCTCGCCTTTCACGAATCGCAGTCGCGGCTGTGGGAGAACCAGGTCGGGCGGTCGCTGCCGTTCTGGCGCTGGCTCTATCCGGTCATGCAGAAGCGCTTCGGCGGCGAACTCGGCGGAATCCCGCTCGAAACCTTCCTCCGGGCGGTCAACCGGGTCGAGCCCTCCCTGATCCGCATCGAAGCGGACGAGGCGACTTACAATCTGCACATCATCCTGCGCTACGAGCTCGAAAAGGAGCTGATCGAAGGCAGCCTCTCCACCTCGGAACTTCCGGAAGCGTGGAATGCGAAAATGGAGGAGTACCTCGGCGTCATTCCGCCGAACGACCGGCTCGGCGTGCTGCAGGACGTCCACTGGACGAGCGGCGGTTTCGGCTATTTCCCGACCTACGCGCTCGGCAATCTCATCGCCGCGCAGATCTGGGAACTCGCGCATCAGGCGATTCCGGAGCTGGAGGAGGAGATCGCCGCCGGGAAATTCGACCATTTCCGCGAATACCTGCGCGCGAACATCCACCGTTACGGCGCGAAACTGCCGCCGCGGCAGCTGTTGAAGCAGCTCACCGGCTCCGAAACGCCCGACCCGCGGCCGTTCCTCGCCTATCTCGAAAAGAAATTCGCCTGA